One part of the Leucoraja erinacea ecotype New England chromosome 17, Leri_hhj_1, whole genome shotgun sequence genome encodes these proteins:
- the cnep1r1 gene encoding nuclear envelope phosphatase-regulatory subunit 1 isoform X2: MMNSLEQAEDLKAFERRLTEYISCLQPATGRWRMILIVVSVCTATGAWNWLIDPETQKVSFFTSLWNHPFFTISCITLIGLFFAGIHKRVVAPSIIAARCRTILAEYNMSCDDTGKLILKPRPHVQ, from the exons atgatgAACTCCCTGGAGCAGGCGGAGG ACCTCAAGGCTTTCGAGCGGCGGCTGACCGAGTACATCTCCTGCCTGCAGCCGGCAACCGGGCGGTGGCGAA TGATTCTTATTGTGGTTTCTGTATGTACTGCCACAGGTGCTTGGAACTGGTTAATAGATCCTGAAACACAAAAG GTATCTTTTTTCACATCACTATGGAATCATCCATTCTTCACAATCAGCTGTATAACTCTTATCGGTTTATTTTTTGCTGGAATACATAAAAGAGTAGTTGCACCCTCAAT CATTGCTGCAAGATGTCGAACTATTTTAGCAGAATACAATATGTCTTGTGATGAT ACTGGGAAACTAATATTAAAGCCCAGGCCTCATGTCCAATGA
- the LOC129705025 gene encoding nuclear receptor coactivator 5-like — MATWIKPRVAQTHKLSADGSAYASTEYNIAREAVPRTNEVVEYYSGYPEGYTAEDYNYTWTGEACRPEDGRREELYQQFYKELEEDYNKEKHADCVVIALSKQQGDYAKLIGRRVQELGLLVDLVYLKLELALDTALKDVREEGSPFCVVVGGEHQSLSSCTVIILYAGHKEHRNMPLEDALDLISREHQRIFGENLEKERLEIAHKAANLADDYLHREAYSESHVVPTTVRHLMFLVGDGKHLYAEELQVVIEYLTKRKEGVETEASSNWQTYQEERPEAYQWPHEASLQQAAGTESYYDVGSASQTSNKPKPLLPTPVRPPLLGHAPLSQKKTPLLGDRPIRALLPAPGHALKLGARLQLQ, encoded by the exons ATGGCTACTTGGATAAAACCTAGGGTGGCCCAAACACACAAACTGAGCGCAGATGGAAG tGCTTACGCGTCCACAGAATACAACATTGCAAGAGAAGCTGTGCCAAG AACGAatgaagtggtggaatattatagTGGTTATCCTGAAGGTTACACTGCAGAGGATTACAACTATACCTGGACTG GAGAAGCCTGCAGGCCTGAAGATGGTCGCCGAGAAGAACTTTATCAGCAGTTCTATAAAGAATTGGAGGAGGATTACAACAAAGAAAAGCACGCTGATTGTGTTGTCATAGCCCTAAGCAAGCAACAAGG GGATTATGCCAAACTAATAGGACGTCGAGTGCAAGAGCTTGGACTTCTCGTGGATTTGGTGTACCTTAAATTAGAGTTGGCTCTGGATACTGCTCTGAAAGATGTTCGTGAAGAAGGTTCCCCCTTTTGTGTTGTTGTCGGTGGAGAACATCAGTCTCTTTCATCTTGCACAGTCATTATTTTGTATGCTGGCCACAAAG AGCATCGTAACATGCCTTTAGAAGATGCCTTGGACCTGATTTCCCGTGAGCACCAACGCATATTTGGTGAGAATCTGGAGAAAGAGCGGCTGGAGATTGCACACAAGGCGGCCAACTTGGCAGACGATTATCTTCACCGTGAGGCTTACAGCGAAAGCCATGTTGTGCCCACCACCGTCCGACATCTTATGTTTCTGGTTGGTGATGGAAAGCACCTTTATGCAGAGGAGCTGCAAGTCGTCATTGAATATTTGACCAAGCGAAAAGAGGGAGTTGAGACAG AGGCGAGTAGTAATTGGCAAACCTATCAAGAGGAGAGACCTGAAGCTTATCAGTGGCCCCATGAAG catctcttCAACAAGCTGCTGGAACTGAGAGTTATTATGACGTAGGCAGTGCTTCACAAACTTCCAACAAGCCCAAGCCCCTCCTTCCAACGCCAGTCAGGCCACCCCTTTTGGGTCACGCGCCTCTTTCTCAGAAAAAAACGCCTCTGTTGGGTGACCGGCCAATTAGGGCCCTTCTGCCAGCTCCAG GACATGCGTTAAAATTAGGTGCTCGACTCCAGTTACAGTAA
- the cnep1r1 gene encoding nuclear envelope phosphatase-regulatory subunit 1 isoform X1, whose product MMNSLEQAEGEPDLKAFERRLTEYISCLQPATGRWRMILIVVSVCTATGAWNWLIDPETQKVSFFTSLWNHPFFTISCITLIGLFFAGIHKRVVAPSIIAARCRTILAEYNMSCDDTGKLILKPRPHVQ is encoded by the exons atgatgAACTCCCTGGAGCAGGCGGAGGGTGAGCCAG ACCTCAAGGCTTTCGAGCGGCGGCTGACCGAGTACATCTCCTGCCTGCAGCCGGCAACCGGGCGGTGGCGAA TGATTCTTATTGTGGTTTCTGTATGTACTGCCACAGGTGCTTGGAACTGGTTAATAGATCCTGAAACACAAAAG GTATCTTTTTTCACATCACTATGGAATCATCCATTCTTCACAATCAGCTGTATAACTCTTATCGGTTTATTTTTTGCTGGAATACATAAAAGAGTAGTTGCACCCTCAAT CATTGCTGCAAGATGTCGAACTATTTTAGCAGAATACAATATGTCTTGTGATGAT ACTGGGAAACTAATATTAAAGCCCAGGCCTCATGTCCAATGA